A single genomic interval of Arachis duranensis cultivar V14167 chromosome 7, aradu.V14167.gnm2.J7QH, whole genome shotgun sequence harbors:
- the LOC107496026 gene encoding NAD(P)H-dependent 6'-deoxychalcone synthase, translated as MAAVKVPTVVLPNASGEVSMPVIGMGSAPDFTCKKDTKEAIVEAVRQGYRHFDTATAYGSEQALGEALKEAIQLGLVTRQDLFVTSKLWVTHNLPHLVLPALRKSLQTLQLDYLDLYLIHWPLSSQPKFQFPIDVQDLLPFDAKGVWESMVECQKLGLTRAIGVSNFSVKKLQNLLSLTTIPPAVNQVEMNLAWQQKNLRDFCKKHGIVVTAYSPLRKGASRGPNQVMENDALKGIADSHGKSIAQVSLRWLYENGVTAVPKSYDKDRMKQNLNIFDFSLTEDDHLKISQITQNRLISGPTKPQLPDLFDDDI; from the exons ATGGCTGCCGTTAAGGTTCCAACGGTGGTGCTTCCCAATGCCTCTGGCGAAGTGAGTATGCCGGTGATAGGGATGGGATCAGCACCTGACTTCACATGCAAGAAAGACACTAAGGAGGCCATCGTTGAGGCCGTCAGGCAAGGCTACAGGCACTTCGACACGGCCACCGCCTACGGCTCCGAGCAGGCCCTCGGAGAGGCCTTGAAGGAGGCTATTCAGCTTGGTCTCGTCACCCGCCAAGACCTCTTTGTCACTTCCAAGCTTTGGGTCACTCATAACCTTCCTCACCTTGTTCTCCCTGCTCTCCGTAAATCACTCCA AACTCTTCAATTGGATTACTTGGACCTGTACCTGATTCACTGGCCGCTAAGCTCTCAGCCAAAGTTTCAATTCCCAATTGATGTGCAAGATCTGCTTCCATTCGATGCGAAGGGCGTGTGGGAATCCATGGTAGAATGCCAGAAACTAGGCCTCACCAGAGCCATCGGAGTCAGCAACTTCTCCGTCAAGAAGCTTCAGAATCTGCTCTCTCTTACCACCATCCCTCCTGCAGTGAACCAGGTGGAGATGAACCTCGCCTGGCAGCAGAAAAATCTCAGAGACTTCTGCAAGAAACACGGCATAGTGGTGACCGCATACTCGCCGCTGAGGAAAGGAGCAAGCAGGGGCCCCAACCAAGTTATGGAGAACGATGCACTCAAAGGGATTGCGGATTCTCATGGCAAGTCCATAGCGCAGGTTTCACTCAGATGGCTCTATGAAAATGGTGTCACCGCTGTGCCAAAGAGCTACGACAAGGATAGGATGAAGCAGAACCTCAACATCTTTGACTTTTCTTTGACGGAGGACGATCACTTAAAGATCAGTCAGATCACTCAGAACCGTCTGATCAGTGGACCAACCAAGCCCCAACTCCCTGATCTCTTTGATGATGATATCTAG
- the LOC107496015 gene encoding uncharacterized protein LOC107496015 (The sequence of the model RefSeq protein was modified relative to this genomic sequence to represent the inferred CDS: added 55 bases not found in genome assembly), whose amino-acid sequence MWLGRSVSPRHVPVVSSGSFALDIALGIGGLPKGRVVEIYGPEASGKTTLALHVISEAQKQGVGKLPASQANPEMVSAFRREEKEQVMRLLDNYLRICRAAKVKASFMMTEADQVQKGIVALVVGHNIRRLVIGAMPEGWMKVKRNSRKANYAAKNAPPFCKIWFIYRGKHIWTREASEKPCSLSLCETIETEGTFAAESTTSSGPLP is encoded by the exons CTTTTGCTCTTGATATAGCACTGGGAATTGGTGGACTTCCAAAG GGACGTGTTGTAGAAATATATGGTCCAGAGGCTTCTGGGAAAACAACTCTTGCTTTACATGTGATTTCAGAGGCACAGAAGCAAGGAG TAGGGAAGTTACCAGCATCTCAGGCTAATCCTGAAATGGTCTCTGCTTTTAGAAGAGAGGAAAAAGAACAGGTCATGAGGCTTTTGGACAATTACTTGAGAATTTGCCGTGCAGCTAAG GTTAAGGCAAGCTTTATGATGACAGAAGCTGATCAAGTCCAGAAAGGGATTGTTGCTTTGGTTGTCGGGCATAATATTAGGAGGCTTGTTATTGGAGCAATGCCCGAAGG TTGGATGAAAGTCAAAAGGAATTCCAGGAAAGCAAATTATGCTGCCAAAAATGCACCCCCCTTCTGTAAAATATGGTTTATCTATAGAGGTAAACATATTTGGACAAGAGAAGCTTCTGAAAAACCTTGTTCTTTATCACTGTGTGAAACAATTGAAACAGAAGGCACTTTTGCCGCCGAATCAACTACATCCAGCGGTCCATTGCCCTAA